TTGTCTTTGCTTTAATGGGGATTGTGTTTTTAGGTGTGATGTACCTTTTGTTTAAACCAGTAGAGAAAGAACTTATCACTCACAATGATTCCGTTCCTGAGGCAACAACTAGCGCTATGCCAACAGATAAAGTAAAAGCTTATGAAAAGGAGCTATGGGAACAAAAGCAGCAAGAGAATGAAAATCAGATTCACTCCTTAGCAGACTATTGGAATGAGCCTCAAGATGAGTCTAATATTACTTATAATCATAAAGATTATAATGTAGAACCAACTTACACGCCCTACGAGCGGTCTTATCAGAACTACAAGCAAACCCAAGATGTACTTGGTAGTTTTTATAGCAGTACTGAAAACCCTGAAGCTGATAAGCTTAAAAAGCAAATAGAAGAGTTAGAGAAACAATTAGAAGAAAAAGATACTCCAACTGCTATTACTATGGATAATCAATTAGAACTTATGGAAAAGTCTTTTCAGATGGCTGCTAAGTACATGCCAGGTGGTCAACCTTCAAATGTATCAGTACCCATAAATCAAACTACTAGCGTCAAAACAATTCCAAGTAAAAAGCAGGCTATAACTGTGATAGATAAAACAAGTAAAGAGATTGTATCCTCACTTGTAAAACCAACGAGTCTTCAGGATTTCTTACCAATTAATTTTGAAAACAATCCAACCTTCTATACAGCAGAAGGAGAGCATAAAACGCAAATCCACAAAAACAGTATAAAAGTAAGTATCAAAGAAGATCAGGTCATTATAAACGAAGGTTACATCAAACTAAAACTCTTAGAAAGCATTGTAATAAATGGAGCTTTATTAGCTGAAGCAAGTACACTCATTGCTAAAGTAAAGGTCAACAGTGGCAGGCTTGAGCTTATTGTAAACTCTATTAAGATAGAAGAGACCATCATAGAAACAGAGCTTATCGGTTATGATAACTACGGGCAAAGAGGCTTAGAGGTATTAAACCTTCAAGAGATAAGCGCCTCAAAAGAAATCATAGCCAATATGGGGCAAACAGCAGGCACAAGTATTTCAATGAGTAGATCTGCTTCAGATCAAATTGCAGGAGACTTAACCAAAGGACTCATTCAAGGCGTATCAGGGTATTTCTCAAAGAAAGTAAAAGCTCAGAGAGTAACGCTAAAACAAGGACAAGAGCTGTTTCTTGTACCTAAGGAATAACAATCAATAACCAAGTAAATCAAAACATTATGAAAACAATTATAAAATATGTATTACTGTGCTTACTAACAGTAAACACAGTAACGGCTCAAGAAAGTAGTCAATCTATTAACCTTTCAACTGCTGAGGTAACTCCTTATAAGGTAGAACTAACCAAAAACAAAACCACTCATATCTTGTTTCCAAGTAGCATTGAATATGTGGACTTAGGAAGTAGTGATATTATAGCCCGTAAAGTAGAGACGACTTCAAATGTTCTTCGTTTAAAAACGATAAAAGAAGATATCACACCTACAAACTTTACAGTTATTACAAACGATGGTAAATATTACAATTTCAATACTACTTACAAAGAGCAGCCAATACAATTGAGCTATGATTTAACCAAGTTTGAGAATCAAAACAGTAAAAAGCAAAGTGAAGTGCTTTTTAAAGACTTAGGAAACACTAGTCCAAGTTTAGCTGATCTTTTAATGAAAGCTATTATCAAAAAAAACAAGAAAGAGCTAAACATTAAAAGCAAAAATTATGGAGTAGAAGCAAGGTTAAAGAGTATTTATATCCAAGATGGTAAGCTCTACTTTCACTTGTCTATAAACAACAAGAGTAATTTACCATATGAAGTTGACTATGTAAGCTTTAAAATCAAGGATAGAAGAACCACTAAACGAACCACAGTTCAAGAAGTGAGCTTAAAGCCAATTAGAAGCTTAAGCGATGCTCAAATAATCAATAGTCAAAGTAAACAAGATAATGTCTTTATGTTAGATCAATTTACTCTGTCTGATAAACAGGTGCTATTGATTGAAATTAATGAGAAAAATGGAGTGAGAAATCAGATTTTGAAAGTGAAGAATTCGAATCTTTTAAGATCAAAAGGAGTAGATTATTTGAAGATTTAACAAATCAAAAAGTCCTTTTTTAAGGGCTTTTTTTAGTATATACAGTTTAAGAAGTATATTTTGCCTTATATTATACTTTAGATATAAAAGTTTACTATTTTAGTGCCACTTTAAGGATTGTATATCCTCAATTAAATAAAAGTTATTTCAAAAAATGTCAGAAGAACAAAAGAAAATATTAGAACAACAGCTTTGGAATATTGCCAATACGTTGAGAGGAAAGATGAATGCAGATGAATTCCGAGATTATATTCTTGGATTTATTTTCTACAAGTATTTAGCAGAAAAAATGGAAATCTATGCGAACTCCATTTTGCAAGAAGATAATATTGAGTTTAGCAGTATTGATGAAAATTCAGCTGTAGGAAAAGAATATATTGATGCAATTAGAGAGGAAGCTTTGGAAACCTTAGGCTACTTTTTAAAGCCTTCTGAGCTTTTTAGTGAGATAGCAAAAAGAGGAAGTGGAGGTACTAACACTTTTATCTTAGAAGACTTACAGAAAATTTTAACGAATATTCAGTTAAGTACTATGGGAACTCAAAGTGAAGAAGACTTTGATAACCTATTTGAAGATATGGATCTTAATAGTACTAAACTTGGTAAAACGGCTGAAGCACGTAATGAAATTATCGTAAAGGTTTTAGTTCATTTAGATGAAATTGATTTTAAATTAGAACATACTGAATTGGATGTTTTAGGAGATGCTTATGAGTATTTAATTGGTCAATTTGCAAGTGGTGCTGGTAAAAAAGCTGGAGAGTTTTATACTCCTCAAGAAGTTTCTAAGATTCTGGCAAAGATCGTTACTACAGGAAAGAATAGATTAAAATCTGTATATGATCCTACTTGTGGTTCAGGTTCTTTATTGTTACGTGTTGCGCGTGAAGTGAAAGATGTCAATAATTTTTATGGACAAGAGATGAACCGAACAACGTATAACCTTGCAAGGATGAATATGATTTTGCATGGTGTACATTATTTAAAATTTGATATTAAACAAGAAGATACGTTAGAGCATCCTCAACATTTGAATGATATGCCATTTGAGGCTATTGTTGCAAATCCACCTTTCTCAGCTAATTGGAGTGCTAATCCACTATTTTTAAGTGACGATCGCTTTAGTCAATATGGTAAACTTGCACCTGCAAGCAAAGCTGATTTCGCTTTTGTTCAGCACATGATTTATCACCTTGCTGAGAATGGTACGATGGCGATTGTTTTACCTCATGGTGTGTTATTTAGAGGAGCAGCAGAATTACATATTCGTAAGTATCTTATTGAGCAAAAAAACTACTTAGAGGCAGTAATTGGACTTCCTGCTAATATCTTTTATGGCACAAGTATTCCAACTTGTATTTTAGTGTTTAAGAAATGTAAAGAGGATCCTAATCATATTTTATTTATCGATGCAAGCAAAGACTTTGAAAAGGTAAAGAACCAAAACATGTTGCGTGAGGAACATATTGAGAAAATTGTAGATACTTATCGCAACAGAACCGTAATCGAAAAATATAGCCATTTAGCTACTTTAGAAGAAGTTGCAGAAAATGATTATAATCTAAATATCCCCAGGTATGTTGATACTTTTGAAGAAGAAGAAGAGATCGATATACATGCTGTAATGAAGGAAATAAAGTCTTTGGAAGCTAAGCGTGCTGAATTAGACAAGGAAATTGATGTTTATTTCAAAGAACTAGGACTAGTTTTTTAATTTTTTATATCCTTAATGTTATTACTAACGAAAATTAAATGATTAAAATGACAAGTAAAAGATTAAAAGATAAGAAGGTTCCTAATTTGAGATTTCCAGAGTTTGAAGGAGAGTGGGAAACGAAGAAGTTGAGGGAATTTGGTGAAATAAATCCAAAATACAAAAAGTTTCCTAGTTTGTTTGTCTACATTGATTTAGAGAGTGTATCCAATGGACGTCTTTTGAAAGAGGAATTTATAAATGAGAAAGAAGCTCCAAGTAGAGCTCAAAGAATACTTGAAAAAGGTGATATCTTATTTCAAATGGTCAGACCATATCAAAAGAATAATTTATTTTTTAACAAAGAAGGAAGATATGTTGCTTCAACTGGCTATGCTCAAATAAGAACAAAACAAAATCCACAATTTGTTTTCCAATATTTACATAATCAGAAGTTTGTTGACAAAGTTATAGAAAGATGCACAGGGACAAGTTACCCTGCTATTAATTCATCAGATTTAGGAAATATTCATATTCATTATCCTCATTTAAATGAACAAAGTAAAATAGCCTCATTCCTATCACTTGTTGACGAACGAATACAAACCCAAAACAAAATAATTGAGTATCAAGAAACCTTAATGTTAGGGGTGTTGACTAAAATTTTTACCCAAAAACTAAAATCAAATAGTATAAGAACCAAAGAATTTCCTTTATGGACATATAAAAAAGGAGGTGACATTTTTTACAATTGTTCTAATAAAAAACATAATTCAGATTTACCGATTCTTGCTATTACTCAAGAATATGGTGCTGTACCTAGAGATTTAATAGATCATAATATAACAGTAACTGAAAAGAGTATTGACAGTTATAAAGTGGTTGATAAAGGTGATTTTATCATTAGTTTAAGGAGTTTTCAAGGAGGTATTGAATATTCAAATTACCATGGAATTTGTAGTCCAGCATATATAATATTAAAAAACAGTATTGATATAGTACCAGAATTCTATAAACACTATTTAAAATCAGCAGCTTATATAAAGTTATTGAATAAGAAACTAGAAGGGATTAGAGACGGGAAAATGATTAGTTACAATTATTTTTCAGAGATAAATTTACCATATCCATGTCTGGAGGAACAGAAATATATAGCTGATATTCTTACTACAATTGATAATAAAATAAAGATAGAGAAGCAGATGTTAAACTCGTTAAGTAAGCAAAGAGATTATTTACTACAACAAATGTTTATCTAATATAAAAGGCAAGAAATGATTAACGTTTCTTGCCTTACTATTTTAAACGAAAAGATTATCTAAAAGATATTTTTTCTGGTTATCTAATTTCTGTAGAAAAGTATTTTCTATATCAATTTTAGTATTTAAAGATACTAAGATATTGGATATCTTCTGTTGTTCTTGAATTGATGGAAAAGGTATTACAATAGAACTCATCGTTCCATTCATAAGTTTTGGATTACCAACATAAGAAACATATTTATGTGAAACAGAATTGATTAATTCTGCTATACAATGATTCGCATTACCATTAGAATTTAATAATACACCACAAACATTTGTGCAATAAAATTTTCCTTCCCGATAATTTACATCACCAGCATTAGCTCCATCAGTAGTCCAAGTAATGGCATTCTCAAATATAAAGTTATTATAGTAACCTGCTAAACCTTTGTTTTTTGTTTGTGAAGAGTAAACAGGGTAATTATTTTCATTATCTTTATCATTGGACAACAAGCTCATTGATAAAACATTACCTCTGGTTATTGTAAAAACATCACCTATCTCTTTAAATTCCCATCTAGAGAATTCATTACCATTATTATCTTTAAATCTCAAGTTTTGAGAGAATATCTTTTTTGATATACTTGTCTTTAATGTTTCTAACTCCTCAATTATTTTGTTTTGGGTTGTTATCCTTTCATCTATTAGAGATAGAAATGATGCTATTTTTTGTTGTTCAATGATTGAAGGGAGAGACAAAGTTACAGAGGCTAATATTTCTTGACCAACATTATATCTTGTACTTCCTCCTGATTTTGATGTTATTTGATTTCTTACAAAACTAGTTTTTAATGCTTTATTTAAAAATATAGGTTCATATTCTCCAATTTGTTTTCCTCTAATTACAAATCCACCAAACGTTGCAGTCTTGTGTTTATCTAAATATACGCTAGTTGTTCCTACTTCTTCTCGAGTTTCTGAACTTCTTTGAAACAAAATATCTCCATAATTCACAGGAAACTTATTTATAATCTCATTCGTCACATTTACGCTTCCGATAATTTTATCGTATGTTATAAACTCATTACTTAAGATATCTAATACGTTTATAAACTTATATCCATTACCATATTGTTCTTTTGTTGCATTTATACCATTCTTAAACTCCAATAAATCCCCCAACTTCTTCGTTTTCCATTCTTCTTCAAATCCTGGAAATCTCAAATTAGGAACCTTAGAACCTAAGCTATCACTAGGATTAAATATCCTTAATTGTTTTCCTTTGGCGTTTTAAAATATAAATACAGAATGAATACACAAAAACAACTTTCAGAAGTAATTGAGCTATGGAAAATAGACAAACAGCAATATGTGAAAAAATCAAGTTTTTCAGCTTATACTCTTTTGATTGAAAATCACTTATTACCCATTTTTGGAGAACAATATGAAATTGAAGAAGCAGATGTACAAAACTTTGTACTTCAAAAATTAGAAGGAGGATTGAGTCATAAAACAATTAAAGATATTTTGATTGTCTTAAAGATGGTATTGAAGTTTGGAGCTAAGAATAAGTGGTTGAGTTATACGCCTTTTGATATACAGTTCCCAACAGAGCGAGAAAAGCAAAATTTAGAAGTACTCAGTCGAGCTGAACAAAAAAAGATAATGAACTACATACAAGATCATTTTACATTTAAGAATTTAGGAGTTTATATCTGTTTAAGCGCAGGGATCCGTATAGGAGAAGTCTGTGCCCTTACTTGGGAAGATATAGATACTGATAATGGTGTTATAAGTATTAATAGAACTATTCAAAGAATTTATTTGATAGAGAATGGTGTCAGAAGAACTGAGTTAATTTTAGACACACCAAAGACAAAAAATTCCATTCGCGATATACCTATTAGTAAAGATTTATTAAGAATATTAAAGCCTTTTAAAAAAATAGTAAACCCTACTTTTTTTGTACTAACTAATGATGCCAAGCCTACAGAGCCAAGAACGTATCGTAGCTATTATAAAAAACTGATGAATGAATTAGATATGCCTGAATTAAAATTTCATGGATTAAGACATAGCTTTGCGACTCGTTGTATTGAGAGTAATTGTGATTATAAAACAGTTAGTGTGCTTTTAGGTCATTCTAATATTAGTACAACCTTAAATTTATATGTTCATCCTAATATGGAGCAGAAAAAAAAGGCAATTGAACAAATGTTTAAGACATTAAGGTAAAATTATTATCACTATGAATTAGGAGAAATGAGTGGGAGTATGTATATTTTGTTAAATTTGTTTACAAATCAAATATTCACCTTTTTTAACTCCTAATTCATAATTATTTTGAGTAAGCAGTCTGAGCAGTTTTTAGAAGAGCAATTGGTAATCCAATTGCAAAAGATGGGATATAAATACGTTTCTATTGCCAATGAAGCAGAGTTGCTGGCTAATTTAAAAATACAATTAGAAAAGCATAATCGAATTGAATTTAGTGATAGCGAATTCGAGAAAGTACTAAATATACTTAACAAAGGATCTGTCTTTGAAAAAGCAAAAACTTTACGAGAGAAAAAGCAACATATTATTAGAGATAACGGAGATAATCTATATTTTGAATTTCTAAATGTTGAGCATTGGTGTCAGAATGAATACCAAGTAACAAATCAGATTACGCAAGAAGGAAAATATGTAAATCGCTACGATGTTACACTTTTAATTAATGGTCTTCCTTTAGTTCAAATTGAATTAAAAAGAAGAGGACTTGAATTAAAAGAAGCTTTCAATCAAATTAACCGATACCAAAAACATAGTTATGGTTCAGGAAAAGCTTTGTTTCAATATGTACAATTGTTTGTAATAAGTAACGGGATTAATACAAAGTATTACAGTAATTTTGGAACTCATACACCAGAGTTTTTACAGACTTTTCATTGGACAGACGAGCTTAATAATCCTTTAAATAATATTTTAAACGGTTTTACAGATCGATTCTTAGAACCTTGTCATGTGAGTAAGATGATTTGTAAATACATTGTTCTTAATGAGACAGATAAACGTTTAATGGTTCTTCGTCCCTATCAGTATTATGCTGTGGAGAGTATTATTAAAAAAGTTACAGAAAATGAAGTGCTCAATGGTTATAATATTGAAAAGAATGGATATATCTGGCATACTACAGGTAGTGGAAAAACATTGACAAGTTTTAAAGCGAGTCAAATTCTCTCTAATATACCAGCTATTAGAAAAGTTGTGTTTGTTGTAGACCGAAAGGATTTAGATTATCAAACCAATCAAGAATATGATAAGTTTAGTAAGGGATCAGTTAGCTCGGCTACC
The window above is part of the Myroides odoratus DSM 2801 genome. Proteins encoded here:
- a CDS encoding restriction endonuclease subunit S; translation: MTSKRLKDKKVPNLRFPEFEGEWETKKLREFGEINPKYKKFPSLFVYIDLESVSNGRLLKEEFINEKEAPSRAQRILEKGDILFQMVRPYQKNNLFFNKEGRYVASTGYAQIRTKQNPQFVFQYLHNQKFVDKVIERCTGTSYPAINSSDLGNIHIHYPHLNEQSKIASFLSLVDERIQTQNKIIEYQETLMLGVLTKIFTQKLKSNSIRTKEFPLWTYKKGGDIFYNCSNKKHNSDLPILAITQEYGAVPRDLIDHNITVTEKSIDSYKVVDKGDFIISLRSFQGGIEYSNYHGICSPAYIILKNSIDIVPEFYKHYLKSAAYIKLLNKKLEGIRDGKMISYNYFSEINLPYPCLEEQKYIADILTTIDNKIKIEKQMLNSLSKQRDYLLQQMFI
- a CDS encoding tyrosine-type recombinase/integrase, whose translation is MNTQKQLSEVIELWKIDKQQYVKKSSFSAYTLLIENHLLPIFGEQYEIEEADVQNFVLQKLEGGLSHKTIKDILIVLKMVLKFGAKNKWLSYTPFDIQFPTEREKQNLEVLSRAEQKKIMNYIQDHFTFKNLGVYICLSAGIRIGEVCALTWEDIDTDNGVISINRTIQRIYLIENGVRRTELILDTPKTKNSIRDIPISKDLLRILKPFKKIVNPTFFVLTNDAKPTEPRTYRSYYKKLMNELDMPELKFHGLRHSFATRCIESNCDYKTVSVLLGHSNISTTLNLYVHPNMEQKKKAIEQMFKTLR
- the traN gene encoding conjugative transposon protein TraN; its protein translation is MKTIIKYVLLCLLTVNTVTAQESSQSINLSTAEVTPYKVELTKNKTTHILFPSSIEYVDLGSSDIIARKVETTSNVLRLKTIKEDITPTNFTVITNDGKYYNFNTTYKEQPIQLSYDLTKFENQNSKKQSEVLFKDLGNTSPSLADLLMKAIIKKNKKELNIKSKNYGVEARLKSIYIQDGKLYFHLSINNKSNLPYEVDYVSFKIKDRRTTKRTTVQEVSLKPIRSLSDAQIINSQSKQDNVFMLDQFTLSDKQVLLIEINEKNGVRNQILKVKNSNLLRSKGVDYLKI
- a CDS encoding restriction endonuclease subunit S, with amino-acid sequence MRFPGFEEEWKTKKLGDLLEFKNGINATKEQYGNGYKFINVLDILSNEFITYDKIIGSVNVTNEIINKFPVNYGDILFQRSSETREEVGTTSVYLDKHKTATFGGFVIRGKQIGEYEPIFLNKALKTSFVRNQITSKSGGSTRYNVGQEILASVTLSLPSIIEQQKIASFLSLIDERITTQNKIIEELETLKTSISKKIFSQNLRFKDNNGNEFSRWEFKEIGDVFTITRGNVLSMSLLSNDKDNENNYPVYSSQTKNKGLAGYYNNFIFENAITWTTDGANAGDVNYREGKFYCTNVCGVLLNSNGNANHCIAELINSVSHKYVSYVGNPKLMNGTMSSIVIPFPSIQEQQKISNILVSLNTKIDIENTFLQKLDNQKKYLLDNLFV
- the traM gene encoding conjugative transposon protein TraM; protein product: MNQDQASNKIHQIEKVPKENKAIQNLIEKHKKHIVFALMGIVFLGVMYLLFKPVEKELITHNDSVPEATTSAMPTDKVKAYEKELWEQKQQENENQIHSLADYWNEPQDESNITYNHKDYNVEPTYTPYERSYQNYKQTQDVLGSFYSSTENPEADKLKKQIEELEKQLEEKDTPTAITMDNQLELMEKSFQMAAKYMPGGQPSNVSVPINQTTSVKTIPSKKQAITVIDKTSKEIVSSLVKPTSLQDFLPINFENNPTFYTAEGEHKTQIHKNSIKVSIKEDQVIINEGYIKLKLLESIVINGALLAEASTLIAKVKVNSGRLELIVNSIKIEETIIETELIGYDNYGQRGLEVLNLQEISASKEIIANMGQTAGTSISMSRSASDQIAGDLTKGLIQGVSGYFSKKVKAQRVTLKQGQELFLVPKE
- a CDS encoding type I restriction-modification system subunit M — protein: MSEEQKKILEQQLWNIANTLRGKMNADEFRDYILGFIFYKYLAEKMEIYANSILQEDNIEFSSIDENSAVGKEYIDAIREEALETLGYFLKPSELFSEIAKRGSGGTNTFILEDLQKILTNIQLSTMGTQSEEDFDNLFEDMDLNSTKLGKTAEARNEIIVKVLVHLDEIDFKLEHTELDVLGDAYEYLIGQFASGAGKKAGEFYTPQEVSKILAKIVTTGKNRLKSVYDPTCGSGSLLLRVAREVKDVNNFYGQEMNRTTYNLARMNMILHGVHYLKFDIKQEDTLEHPQHLNDMPFEAIVANPPFSANWSANPLFLSDDRFSQYGKLAPASKADFAFVQHMIYHLAENGTMAIVLPHGVLFRGAAELHIRKYLIEQKNYLEAVIGLPANIFYGTSIPTCILVFKKCKEDPNHILFIDASKDFEKVKNQNMLREEHIEKIVDTYRNRTVIEKYSHLATLEEVAENDYNLNIPRYVDTFEEEEEIDIHAVMKEIKSLEAKRAELDKEIDVYFKELGLVF